The proteins below come from a single Drosophila suzukii chromosome X, CBGP_Dsuzu_IsoJpt1.0, whole genome shotgun sequence genomic window:
- the LOC108019102 gene encoding cytoplasmic dynein 1 intermediate chain isoform X6 translates to MDRKAELERKKAKLAALREEKDRRRREKEIKDMEEAAGRIGGGGGIDKDQRKDLDEMLSSLGVAPVSEVLSSLSSVNSMTSDNSNTQTPDASLQATVNGQSAGKKQPLNLSVYNVQATNIPPKETLVYTKQTQTTSTGGGNGDVLSCHSSPLSGYMEDWWRPRKDEYNLNPGLEWEDEFTGDDEESSLQNLDNGFTSKLPPGYLTHGLPTVKDVAPAITPLEIKKETEVKKEVNELSEEQKQMIILSEDFQRFVVRAGRVIERALSENVDIYTDYIGGGDSEEANDERSHARLSLNRVFYDERWSKNRCITSMDWSTHFPELVVASYHNNEESPNEPDGVVMVWNTKFKKTTPEDVFHCQSAVMSTCFAKFNPNLILGGTYSGQIVLWDNRVQKRTPIQRTPLSAAAHTHPVYCLQMVGTQNAHNVISISSDGKLCSWSLDMLSQPQDTLELQQRQSKAIAITSMAFPANEINSLVMGSEDGYVYSASRHGLRSGVNEVYERHLGPITGISTHYNQLSPDFGHLFLTSSIDWTIKLWSLKDTKPLYSFEDNSDYVMDVAWSPVHPALFAAVDGSGRLDLWNLNQEMEVPTASIVVAGAPALNRVSWTPSGLHVCIGDEAGKLYVYDVAENLAQPSRDEWSRFNTHLNEIKLNQSDEV, encoded by the exons ATGGATCGCAAGGCTGAGCTGGAACGCAAGAAGGCCAAGTTGGCCGCACTGCGCGAGGAGAAGGATCGCCGGCGTCGCGAGAAGGAGATCAAGGACATGGAGGAGGCGGCCGGTCGCATTGGCGGCGGTGGAGGCATCGACAAGGATCAGCGCAA AGATCTCGACGAAATGCTGTCCTCACTGGGTGTGGCCCCCGTCTCCGAGGTCCTTTCCTCACTCTCCTCCGTCAACTCAATGACCTCGGACAACTCCAACACACAAACCCCCGACGCCAGTCTACAAGCCACCGTGAATGGCCAGAG CGCCGGAAAGAAGCAGCCCCTAAACCTGAGCGTCTACAATGTCCAGGCTACGAACATTCCACCAAAGGAGACGCTGGTCTACACGAAACAGACCCAGACGACCAGTACCGGCGGAGGAAACGGCGATG TTCTTTCTTGCCACTCCTCGCCTCTGTCAGGATATATGGAGGACTGGTGGCGTCCACGTAAAG ATGAATACAATCTTAATCCGGGTTTAGAGTGGGAGGATGAATTCACAG GAGACGACGAAGAGAGCTCGCTGCAGAACCTGGACAATGGATTCACCTCCAAGCTGCCACCGGGCTATCTCACCCACGGCCTGCCCACCGTCAAGGACGTTGCCCCGGCCATCACGCCCCTGGAGATCAAGAAGGAGACCGAGGTGAAGAAGGAGG TCAACGAGCTGTCCGAGGAGCAGAAGCAGATGATCATCCTGTCGGAGGACTTCCAGCGGTTCGTGGTGCGCGCCGGCCGCGTCATCGAGCGGGCCCTCTCGGAGAACGTGGACATCTACACGGACTACATTGGCGGCGGCGACAGCGAGGAGGCGAACGACGAGCGATCCCACGCCCGTCTCTCGCTGAACCGCGTCTTTTACGACGAACGCTGGTCAAAGAATCGTTGCATCACCAGCATGGACTGGTCCACCCACTTCCCGGAGCTGGTGGTGGCCTCCTATCACAACAACGAGGAGAGCCCCAATGAGCCGGACGGCGTGGTGATGGTGTGGAACACCAAGTTCAAGAAGACCACGCCCGAGGATGTCTTCCACTGTCAGAGCGCGGTGATGTCCACCTGCTTTGCCAAGTTCAATCCCAACCTGATCCTCGGCGGCACCTATTCGGGCCAAATTGTGCTGTGGGACAATCGCGTCCAGAAGCGCACGCCCATCCAGCGTACGCCACTCAGCGCCGCGGCGCACACGCATCCCGTCTACTGCCTCCAGATGGTGGGCACCCAGAATGCGCACAATGTCATCTCCATATCCTCGGACGGCAAGCTGTGCTCCTGGTCGCTGGACATGCTGTCGCAGCCGCAGGACACGCTCGAGCTGCAGCAGCGCCAATCGAAGGCCATTGCCATCACATCGATGGCCTTCCCGGCCAACGAGATCAACAGTCTGGTGATGGGCAGTGAGGATGGCTATGTCTACTCCGCCTCGCGCCACGGCCTACGTTCCGGGGTCAACGAGGTGTACGAACGCCATCTGGGCCCCATCACCGGAATATCCACGCACTACAACCAGCTGTCGCCGGACTTTGGCCACCTATTCCTCACCTCCTCGATTGATTGGACCATTAAACTCTGGTCACTCAAG GACACAAAGCCGCTGTACTCCTTCGAGGACAATTCGGATTACGTGATGGACGTCGCCTGGTCGCCCGTGCATCCCGCCCTCTTCGCCGCCGTCGACGGCAGCGGACGCCTGGACCTGTGGAACCTCAACCAGGAAATGGAGGTGCCGACAGCCTCAATTGTTGTGGCGGGTGCCCCGGCCCTGAATCGCGTCTCCTGGACCCCATCTGGTCTGCACGTCTGCATCGGCGACGAGGCCGGCAAGCTGTACGTGTACGATGTGGCCGAGAATCTGGCGCAACCGTCGCGCGACGAATGGTCGCGGTTTAACACCCATCTTAACGAGATCAAGCTGAACCAGAGCGACGAGGTCTAG
- the LOC108019102 gene encoding cytoplasmic dynein 1 intermediate chain isoform X20 — protein sequence MDRKAELERKKAKLAALREEKDRRRREKEIKDMEEAAGRIGGGGGIDKDQRKDLDEMLSSLGVAPVSEVLSSLSSVNSMTSDNSNTQTPDASLQATVNGQSAGKKQPLNLSVYNVQATNIPPKETLVYTKQTQTTSTGGGNGDAHATDYYDEYNLNPGLEWEDEFTDDEESSLQNLDNGFTSKLPPGYLTHGLPTVKDVAPAITPLEIKKETEVKKEVNELSEEQKQMIILSEDFQRFVVRAGRVIERALSENVDIYTDYIGGGDSEEANDERSHARLSLNRVFYDERWSKNRCITSMDWSTHFPELVVASYHNNEESPNEPDGVVMVWNTKFKKTTPEDVFHCQSAVMSTCFAKFNPNLILGGTYSGQIVLWDNRVQKRTPIQRTPLSAAAHTHPVYCLQMVGTQNAHNVISISSDGKLCSWSLDMLSQPQDTLELQQRQSKAIAITSMAFPANEINSLVMGSEDGYVYSASRHGLRSGVNEVYERHLGPITGISTHYNQLSPDFGHLFLTSSIDWTIKLWSLKDTKPLYSFEDNSDYVMDVAWSPVHPALFAAVDGSGRLDLWNLNQEMEVPTASIVVAGAPALNRVSWTPSGLHVCIGDEAGKLYVYDVAENLAQPSRDEWSRFNTHLNEIKLNQSDEV from the exons ATGGATCGCAAGGCTGAGCTGGAACGCAAGAAGGCCAAGTTGGCCGCACTGCGCGAGGAGAAGGATCGCCGGCGTCGCGAGAAGGAGATCAAGGACATGGAGGAGGCGGCCGGTCGCATTGGCGGCGGTGGAGGCATCGACAAGGATCAGCGCAA AGATCTCGACGAAATGCTGTCCTCACTGGGTGTGGCCCCCGTCTCCGAGGTCCTTTCCTCACTCTCCTCCGTCAACTCAATGACCTCGGACAACTCCAACACACAAACCCCCGACGCCAGTCTACAAGCCACCGTGAATGGCCAGAG CGCCGGAAAGAAGCAGCCCCTAAACCTGAGCGTCTACAATGTCCAGGCTACGAACATTCCACCAAAGGAGACGCTGGTCTACACGAAACAGACCCAGACGACCAGTACCGGCGGAGGAAACGGCGATG CTCATGCTACGGATTATTATG ATGAATACAATCTTAATCCGGGTTTAGAGTGGGAGGATGAATTCACAG ACGACGAAGAGAGCTCGCTGCAGAACCTGGACAATGGATTCACCTCCAAGCTGCCACCGGGCTATCTCACCCACGGCCTGCCCACCGTCAAGGACGTTGCCCCGGCCATCACGCCCCTGGAGATCAAGAAGGAGACCGAGGTGAAGAAGGAGG TCAACGAGCTGTCCGAGGAGCAGAAGCAGATGATCATCCTGTCGGAGGACTTCCAGCGGTTCGTGGTGCGCGCCGGCCGCGTCATCGAGCGGGCCCTCTCGGAGAACGTGGACATCTACACGGACTACATTGGCGGCGGCGACAGCGAGGAGGCGAACGACGAGCGATCCCACGCCCGTCTCTCGCTGAACCGCGTCTTTTACGACGAACGCTGGTCAAAGAATCGTTGCATCACCAGCATGGACTGGTCCACCCACTTCCCGGAGCTGGTGGTGGCCTCCTATCACAACAACGAGGAGAGCCCCAATGAGCCGGACGGCGTGGTGATGGTGTGGAACACCAAGTTCAAGAAGACCACGCCCGAGGATGTCTTCCACTGTCAGAGCGCGGTGATGTCCACCTGCTTTGCCAAGTTCAATCCCAACCTGATCCTCGGCGGCACCTATTCGGGCCAAATTGTGCTGTGGGACAATCGCGTCCAGAAGCGCACGCCCATCCAGCGTACGCCACTCAGCGCCGCGGCGCACACGCATCCCGTCTACTGCCTCCAGATGGTGGGCACCCAGAATGCGCACAATGTCATCTCCATATCCTCGGACGGCAAGCTGTGCTCCTGGTCGCTGGACATGCTGTCGCAGCCGCAGGACACGCTCGAGCTGCAGCAGCGCCAATCGAAGGCCATTGCCATCACATCGATGGCCTTCCCGGCCAACGAGATCAACAGTCTGGTGATGGGCAGTGAGGATGGCTATGTCTACTCCGCCTCGCGCCACGGCCTACGTTCCGGGGTCAACGAGGTGTACGAACGCCATCTGGGCCCCATCACCGGAATATCCACGCACTACAACCAGCTGTCGCCGGACTTTGGCCACCTATTCCTCACCTCCTCGATTGATTGGACCATTAAACTCTGGTCACTCAAG GACACAAAGCCGCTGTACTCCTTCGAGGACAATTCGGATTACGTGATGGACGTCGCCTGGTCGCCCGTGCATCCCGCCCTCTTCGCCGCCGTCGACGGCAGCGGACGCCTGGACCTGTGGAACCTCAACCAGGAAATGGAGGTGCCGACAGCCTCAATTGTTGTGGCGGGTGCCCCGGCCCTGAATCGCGTCTCCTGGACCCCATCTGGTCTGCACGTCTGCATCGGCGACGAGGCCGGCAAGCTGTACGTGTACGATGTGGCCGAGAATCTGGCGCAACCGTCGCGCGACGAATGGTCGCGGTTTAACACCCATCTTAACGAGATCAAGCTGAACCAGAGCGACGAGGTCTAG
- the LOC108019102 gene encoding cytoplasmic dynein 1 intermediate chain isoform X26 yields MDRKAELERKKAKLAALREEKDRRRREKEIKDMEEAAGRIGGGGGIDKDQRKDLDEMLSSLGVAPVSEVLSSLSSVNSMTSDNSNTQTPDASLQATVNGQSAGKKQPLNLSVYNVQATNIPPKETLVYTKQTQTTSTGGGNGDAHATDYYGDDEESSLQNLDNGFTSKLPPGYLTHGLPTVKDVAPAITPLEIKKETEVKKEVNELSEEQKQMIILSEDFQRFVVRAGRVIERALSENVDIYTDYIGGGDSEEANDERSHARLSLNRVFYDERWSKNRCITSMDWSTHFPELVVASYHNNEESPNEPDGVVMVWNTKFKKTTPEDVFHCQSAVMSTCFAKFNPNLILGGTYSGQIVLWDNRVQKRTPIQRTPLSAAAHTHPVYCLQMVGTQNAHNVISISSDGKLCSWSLDMLSQPQDTLELQQRQSKAIAITSMAFPANEINSLVMGSEDGYVYSASRHGLRSGVNEVYERHLGPITGISTHYNQLSPDFGHLFLTSSIDWTIKLWSLKDTKPLYSFEDNSDYVMDVAWSPVHPALFAAVDGSGRLDLWNLNQEMEVPTASIVVAGAPALNRVSWTPSGLHVCIGDEAGKLYVYDVAENLAQPSRDEWSRFNTHLNEIKLNQSDEV; encoded by the exons ATGGATCGCAAGGCTGAGCTGGAACGCAAGAAGGCCAAGTTGGCCGCACTGCGCGAGGAGAAGGATCGCCGGCGTCGCGAGAAGGAGATCAAGGACATGGAGGAGGCGGCCGGTCGCATTGGCGGCGGTGGAGGCATCGACAAGGATCAGCGCAA AGATCTCGACGAAATGCTGTCCTCACTGGGTGTGGCCCCCGTCTCCGAGGTCCTTTCCTCACTCTCCTCCGTCAACTCAATGACCTCGGACAACTCCAACACACAAACCCCCGACGCCAGTCTACAAGCCACCGTGAATGGCCAGAG CGCCGGAAAGAAGCAGCCCCTAAACCTGAGCGTCTACAATGTCCAGGCTACGAACATTCCACCAAAGGAGACGCTGGTCTACACGAAACAGACCCAGACGACCAGTACCGGCGGAGGAAACGGCGATG CTCATGCTACGGATTATTATG GAGACGACGAAGAGAGCTCGCTGCAGAACCTGGACAATGGATTCACCTCCAAGCTGCCACCGGGCTATCTCACCCACGGCCTGCCCACCGTCAAGGACGTTGCCCCGGCCATCACGCCCCTGGAGATCAAGAAGGAGACCGAGGTGAAGAAGGAGG TCAACGAGCTGTCCGAGGAGCAGAAGCAGATGATCATCCTGTCGGAGGACTTCCAGCGGTTCGTGGTGCGCGCCGGCCGCGTCATCGAGCGGGCCCTCTCGGAGAACGTGGACATCTACACGGACTACATTGGCGGCGGCGACAGCGAGGAGGCGAACGACGAGCGATCCCACGCCCGTCTCTCGCTGAACCGCGTCTTTTACGACGAACGCTGGTCAAAGAATCGTTGCATCACCAGCATGGACTGGTCCACCCACTTCCCGGAGCTGGTGGTGGCCTCCTATCACAACAACGAGGAGAGCCCCAATGAGCCGGACGGCGTGGTGATGGTGTGGAACACCAAGTTCAAGAAGACCACGCCCGAGGATGTCTTCCACTGTCAGAGCGCGGTGATGTCCACCTGCTTTGCCAAGTTCAATCCCAACCTGATCCTCGGCGGCACCTATTCGGGCCAAATTGTGCTGTGGGACAATCGCGTCCAGAAGCGCACGCCCATCCAGCGTACGCCACTCAGCGCCGCGGCGCACACGCATCCCGTCTACTGCCTCCAGATGGTGGGCACCCAGAATGCGCACAATGTCATCTCCATATCCTCGGACGGCAAGCTGTGCTCCTGGTCGCTGGACATGCTGTCGCAGCCGCAGGACACGCTCGAGCTGCAGCAGCGCCAATCGAAGGCCATTGCCATCACATCGATGGCCTTCCCGGCCAACGAGATCAACAGTCTGGTGATGGGCAGTGAGGATGGCTATGTCTACTCCGCCTCGCGCCACGGCCTACGTTCCGGGGTCAACGAGGTGTACGAACGCCATCTGGGCCCCATCACCGGAATATCCACGCACTACAACCAGCTGTCGCCGGACTTTGGCCACCTATTCCTCACCTCCTCGATTGATTGGACCATTAAACTCTGGTCACTCAAG GACACAAAGCCGCTGTACTCCTTCGAGGACAATTCGGATTACGTGATGGACGTCGCCTGGTCGCCCGTGCATCCCGCCCTCTTCGCCGCCGTCGACGGCAGCGGACGCCTGGACCTGTGGAACCTCAACCAGGAAATGGAGGTGCCGACAGCCTCAATTGTTGTGGCGGGTGCCCCGGCCCTGAATCGCGTCTCCTGGACCCCATCTGGTCTGCACGTCTGCATCGGCGACGAGGCCGGCAAGCTGTACGTGTACGATGTGGCCGAGAATCTGGCGCAACCGTCGCGCGACGAATGGTCGCGGTTTAACACCCATCTTAACGAGATCAAGCTGAACCAGAGCGACGAGGTCTAG
- the LOC108019102 gene encoding cytoplasmic dynein 1 intermediate chain isoform X1 gives MDRKAELERKKAKLAALREEKDRRRREKEIKDMEEAAGRIGGGGGIDKDQRKDLDEMLSSLGVAPVSEVLSSLSSVNSMTSDNSNTQTPDASLQATVNGQSAGKKQPLNLSVYNVQATNIPPKETLVYTKQTQTTSTGGGNGDVLSCHSSPLSGYMEDWWRPRKAHATDYYDEYNLNPGLEWEDEFTVLAFDAQGDDEESSLQNLDNGFTSKLPPGYLTHGLPTVKDVAPAITPLEIKKETEVKKEVNELSEEQKQMIILSEDFQRFVVRAGRVIERALSENVDIYTDYIGGGDSEEANDERSHARLSLNRVFYDERWSKNRCITSMDWSTHFPELVVASYHNNEESPNEPDGVVMVWNTKFKKTTPEDVFHCQSAVMSTCFAKFNPNLILGGTYSGQIVLWDNRVQKRTPIQRTPLSAAAHTHPVYCLQMVGTQNAHNVISISSDGKLCSWSLDMLSQPQDTLELQQRQSKAIAITSMAFPANEINSLVMGSEDGYVYSASRHGLRSGVNEVYERHLGPITGISTHYNQLSPDFGHLFLTSSIDWTIKLWSLKDTKPLYSFEDNSDYVMDVAWSPVHPALFAAVDGSGRLDLWNLNQEMEVPTASIVVAGAPALNRVSWTPSGLHVCIGDEAGKLYVYDVAENLAQPSRDEWSRFNTHLNEIKLNQSDEV, from the exons ATGGATCGCAAGGCTGAGCTGGAACGCAAGAAGGCCAAGTTGGCCGCACTGCGCGAGGAGAAGGATCGCCGGCGTCGCGAGAAGGAGATCAAGGACATGGAGGAGGCGGCCGGTCGCATTGGCGGCGGTGGAGGCATCGACAAGGATCAGCGCAA AGATCTCGACGAAATGCTGTCCTCACTGGGTGTGGCCCCCGTCTCCGAGGTCCTTTCCTCACTCTCCTCCGTCAACTCAATGACCTCGGACAACTCCAACACACAAACCCCCGACGCCAGTCTACAAGCCACCGTGAATGGCCAGAG CGCCGGAAAGAAGCAGCCCCTAAACCTGAGCGTCTACAATGTCCAGGCTACGAACATTCCACCAAAGGAGACGCTGGTCTACACGAAACAGACCCAGACGACCAGTACCGGCGGAGGAAACGGCGATG TTCTTTCTTGCCACTCCTCGCCTCTGTCAGGATATATGGAGGACTGGTGGCGTCCACGTAAAG CTCATGCTACGGATTATTATG ATGAATACAATCTTAATCCGGGTTTAGAGTGGGAGGATGAATTCACAG TGCTTGCATTTGATGCCCAAGGAGACGACGAAGAGAGCTCGCTGCAGAACCTGGACAATGGATTCACCTCCAAGCTGCCACCGGGCTATCTCACCCACGGCCTGCCCACCGTCAAGGACGTTGCCCCGGCCATCACGCCCCTGGAGATCAAGAAGGAGACCGAGGTGAAGAAGGAGG TCAACGAGCTGTCCGAGGAGCAGAAGCAGATGATCATCCTGTCGGAGGACTTCCAGCGGTTCGTGGTGCGCGCCGGCCGCGTCATCGAGCGGGCCCTCTCGGAGAACGTGGACATCTACACGGACTACATTGGCGGCGGCGACAGCGAGGAGGCGAACGACGAGCGATCCCACGCCCGTCTCTCGCTGAACCGCGTCTTTTACGACGAACGCTGGTCAAAGAATCGTTGCATCACCAGCATGGACTGGTCCACCCACTTCCCGGAGCTGGTGGTGGCCTCCTATCACAACAACGAGGAGAGCCCCAATGAGCCGGACGGCGTGGTGATGGTGTGGAACACCAAGTTCAAGAAGACCACGCCCGAGGATGTCTTCCACTGTCAGAGCGCGGTGATGTCCACCTGCTTTGCCAAGTTCAATCCCAACCTGATCCTCGGCGGCACCTATTCGGGCCAAATTGTGCTGTGGGACAATCGCGTCCAGAAGCGCACGCCCATCCAGCGTACGCCACTCAGCGCCGCGGCGCACACGCATCCCGTCTACTGCCTCCAGATGGTGGGCACCCAGAATGCGCACAATGTCATCTCCATATCCTCGGACGGCAAGCTGTGCTCCTGGTCGCTGGACATGCTGTCGCAGCCGCAGGACACGCTCGAGCTGCAGCAGCGCCAATCGAAGGCCATTGCCATCACATCGATGGCCTTCCCGGCCAACGAGATCAACAGTCTGGTGATGGGCAGTGAGGATGGCTATGTCTACTCCGCCTCGCGCCACGGCCTACGTTCCGGGGTCAACGAGGTGTACGAACGCCATCTGGGCCCCATCACCGGAATATCCACGCACTACAACCAGCTGTCGCCGGACTTTGGCCACCTATTCCTCACCTCCTCGATTGATTGGACCATTAAACTCTGGTCACTCAAG GACACAAAGCCGCTGTACTCCTTCGAGGACAATTCGGATTACGTGATGGACGTCGCCTGGTCGCCCGTGCATCCCGCCCTCTTCGCCGCCGTCGACGGCAGCGGACGCCTGGACCTGTGGAACCTCAACCAGGAAATGGAGGTGCCGACAGCCTCAATTGTTGTGGCGGGTGCCCCGGCCCTGAATCGCGTCTCCTGGACCCCATCTGGTCTGCACGTCTGCATCGGCGACGAGGCCGGCAAGCTGTACGTGTACGATGTGGCCGAGAATCTGGCGCAACCGTCGCGCGACGAATGGTCGCGGTTTAACACCCATCTTAACGAGATCAAGCTGAACCAGAGCGACGAGGTCTAG